One Sodalinema gerasimenkoae IPPAS B-353 DNA segment encodes these proteins:
- a CDS encoding calcium-binding protein — protein sequence MLDLNAFAVVSLDNTTSEFMGNGDNQLILGGMGHDTIFAGGGNNWVFGGVGEDVIEGGAGHDSLYGGQGDDLIIVTDGDNLLSGDLGNDTLYGGSGQDTIIGGAGNDVLFAREGNNLLFGNQGDDVLYSGNGDDSIYGGRGNDVIMGEMGNNLLSGDLGDDSIYGGSGDDTIYGGDGNNYISARRGNNLIFGNSGNDTVFAGNGNDTIFGGNGNNFLMGGLGDDLIYGEMGDDTLYGGRGQNTLHGGQGRDVFVLTPNTGGMEASQADVIADYTLQEDSLLLMGGLHGDRLEFLAGEGEFAGDTLIRDRETGEYLAVLKQITTPLEIEMASDLDAPNMESGVGDELESDEMESDSPLDDVTDDAEESPVAEEPPLEDDSVEEEEPEEPIEEPEEPIEEPEEPIEEPVEPEEPIEEPEEPIEEPVEPEEPIEEPEEPIEEPEEPIEEPEEPEEPIEEPEEPIEEPEEPIEEPEEPIEEPEEPIEEPEEPIEEPEEPIEEPEEPIEEPEEPIEEPEEPIEEPIEGPLPAAISSTAVQFTPNTDEATIAASNAQRLTLGSQTIYIGYWQESGDNQDPIISSFDSENPENNWVRTDYESTGADGRGQGLFWDGTHLYATFSTDGTQGSREDDWRRATGDVTQNWLQSYGAGGGGKVGVLGRIDPSTGELLDAAFLSAVLESGNSNSLQITDITTNETGNLVVSAKAWFGPRNPNGSRMTPVDTSSGPPFDYTVEITPDLNTVISTSAVGWE from the coding sequence ATGCTAGATCTAAATGCGTTTGCCGTTGTCAGTCTCGACAACACCACCAGTGAATTTATGGGTAATGGAGACAACCAACTCATTTTAGGTGGAATGGGTCATGACACAATTTTCGCTGGAGGGGGCAATAATTGGGTCTTTGGTGGAGTCGGTGAAGATGTCATCGAAGGCGGAGCAGGTCATGATAGCCTCTATGGTGGACAAGGAGATGACCTGATTATCGTAACGGATGGGGATAATCTCCTGAGTGGAGACCTCGGCAATGATACTCTCTATGGTGGCAGCGGCCAGGATACGATAATTGGCGGTGCTGGGAATGATGTTTTATTTGCTAGAGAGGGTAATAATCTCCTATTTGGAAATCAGGGAGATGATGTTCTTTATAGTGGCAATGGCGACGATTCTATCTATGGCGGACGGGGGAATGATGTGATTATGGGTGAGATGGGGAATAACCTGCTCAGTGGCGATTTAGGGGATGATTCAATTTATGGTGGCTCGGGAGATGACACCATTTATGGAGGGGATGGGAATAACTATATTTCCGCGAGACGGGGCAATAACTTGATTTTTGGTAATTCGGGCAATGATACTGTCTTCGCCGGAAATGGCAACGATACTATCTTTGGCGGAAACGGCAATAATTTCCTCATGGGAGGTCTAGGAGATGACCTAATTTACGGTGAAATGGGAGACGACACCCTCTATGGCGGTCGAGGTCAGAATACTCTCCATGGCGGACAGGGACGAGATGTGTTTGTTCTGACTCCCAATACTGGGGGAATGGAGGCCTCCCAAGCGGATGTGATTGCGGATTATACCCTCCAAGAAGATTCCCTATTGTTGATGGGGGGATTACATGGCGATCGCCTAGAGTTTTTGGCGGGAGAGGGGGAGTTTGCGGGGGATACGCTGATTCGCGATCGCGAAACCGGAGAATATCTCGCAGTCCTCAAGCAAATCACAACCCCCTTAGAGATTGAGATGGCTAGTGATTTGGATGCTCCCAATATGGAGAGTGGGGTCGGAGATGAGCTTGAGTCGGACGAGATGGAGTCTGACTCTCCACTCGATGATGTCACTGATGACGCTGAAGAATCCCCAGTAGCGGAAGAACCTCCCCTAGAAGATGATTCAGTTGAAGAGGAAGAACCTGAGGAACCCATCGAAGAGCCTGAAGAGCCTATCGAAGAACCTGAAGAGCCTATCGAAGAACCTGTAGAACCTGAGGAACCTATCGAAGAGCCTGAAGAGCCTATCGAAGAACCTGTAGAACCTGAGGAACCTATCGAAGAGCCTGAGGAACCTATCGAAGAACCTGAGGAACCCATCGAAGAGCCTGAAGAACCTGAAGAACCTATCGAAGAACCTGAAGAACCTATCGAAGAACCTGAAGAACCTATCGAAGAACCTGAGGAACCCATTGAAGAGCCTGAAGAACCCATTGAAGAACCTGAAGAACCCATCGAAGAGCCTGAAGAGCCTATCGAAGAGCCTGAAGAGCCTATCGAAGAGCCTGAAGAGCCTATCGAAGAGCCTGAGGAACCTATCGAGGAGCCTATTGAAGGGCCCCTCCCCGCTGCAATTAGTTCCACAGCCGTGCAATTTACTCCTAACACCGATGAAGCCACCATCGCCGCATCCAACGCACAACGGCTAACCCTGGGAAGTCAAACCATTTATATTGGCTATTGGCAGGAAAGTGGCGACAATCAAGACCCGATCATCTCTAGCTTTGATAGCGAAAACCCCGAGAATAACTGGGTTCGTACCGATTATGAGTCCACCGGAGCCGATGGACGCGGTCAAGGACTTTTTTGGGATGGAACCCATCTCTATGCGACCTTCAGTACCGATGGAACCCAGGGAAGTCGCGAAGACGACTGGCGACGGGCCACCGGAGATGTCACTCAGAACTGGTTACAGAGTTATGGAGCTGGCGGTGGAGGGAAAGTGGGAGTTTTAGGTCGCATTGACCCCAGTACCGGAGAACTCCTCGATGCAGCCTTTCTCTCAGCCGTGTTAGAGAGTGGCAATAGCAACAGCCTGCAGATTACTGACATCACCACTAATGAGACTGGAAATCTCGTAGTGAGTGCAAAGGCCTGGTTCGGTCCTCGGAATCCTAATGGTTCTCGGATGACTCCTGTGGATACCAGCTCCGGCCCTCCCTTTGACTACACTGTTGAGATTACACCCGATTTGAATACTGTCATCAGTACTTCAGCCGTGGGTTGGGAATAG
- a CDS encoding shikimate kinase, which yields MSAKELLQGLNIYLVGMMGSGKSTTGTHLAHQLHYRYFDTDSLIEQVAGQSVSEIFAQEGEAAFRQLESQVLSQLSAYQRSVISTGGGIVVDLTNWSYLRYGLVVWLDVAPELLVERLGGDESRPLLQTDDPLQTLQRILDERRSRYEQADLRIEVTSGDSPESVSDRIIAAIPQVLKTRSTPPDERTHGTDS from the coding sequence ATGTCCGCGAAAGAGCTTTTGCAAGGACTGAATATCTATCTTGTTGGGATGATGGGTTCCGGGAAAAGTACCACCGGAACCCACCTCGCTCATCAGCTTCACTATCGTTACTTTGATACAGACAGCCTGATTGAACAGGTGGCGGGACAATCCGTGAGTGAGATTTTTGCCCAGGAGGGGGAAGCCGCCTTCCGACAACTCGAATCTCAAGTCCTCTCCCAACTGTCGGCGTACCAGCGTTCCGTCATCTCGACAGGGGGCGGAATTGTGGTGGATTTAACGAACTGGAGTTATCTCCGCTATGGCTTAGTGGTGTGGCTGGATGTTGCCCCCGAGTTGTTGGTTGAACGACTCGGGGGTGATGAGAGTCGCCCGCTGTTGCAAACCGATGATCCCCTACAAACCCTCCAACGGATTTTAGACGAACGGAGATCGCGCTATGAACAGGCGGATTTACGTATTGAGGTCACCTCCGGAGATAGCCCAGAATCCGTGAGCGATCGCATCATCGCCGCCATTCCCCAAGTCTTAAAAACTCGGTCC
- the speA gene encoding biosynthetic arginine decarboxylase: MSDAMAHNGTGPQNPSTSSWTIEDSEELYRIRGWGDPYFGINSAGHITVSPQGDRGGSLDLYELVEALKKRNLELPLLLRFSDILEDRIERINACFAKAIARYNYPGVYRGVFPVKCNQQRHIIEDLVRFGEPYHFGLEAGSKPELLIALASLKTSGSLLICNGYKDRGYIETAMLATRLGQQPIIVLEQPEEVELVISVSQQLGINPVVGVRAKLSAKGIGRWGGSSGDRAKFGLTIPEIITAVDQLRQANLLDSLQLLHYHIGSQISCISAIKDGIREASQIYVELAQLGANMQYLDVGGGLGVDYDGSKTNFYASKNYNMQNYANDIVAEVKEACEEKQQAVPTLISESGRAIASHHSLLIFNVLGSSDAPSGIPEAGPDKEHLILRNLRETYNSITPETYQEAYHDAVQFKDEATSIFSFGYLSLSERAKAEQLYWACCRKIYDIVRQQADVPTELEVLEKTLASIYYANLSIFRSAPDSWAIEQLFPILPIHRLNEEPSLRGTLADLTCDSDGKIDRFIDRLKTKSILELHPLKPEEPYYLGMFLVGAYQEIMGNLHNLFGDTNAVHIHLTPNGYEIEHLVKGDTMTEVLEYVEYNGKDLLENIRKATESALQKGNISIEESQRLLQNYEQSLRSYTYLA; encoded by the coding sequence ATGAGTGACGCTATGGCGCACAATGGGACTGGTCCCCAAAATCCATCAACATCCTCTTGGACAATTGAAGATAGCGAAGAACTCTATCGCATCCGGGGTTGGGGCGACCCCTATTTCGGGATTAACTCCGCCGGCCATATCACCGTCTCTCCCCAGGGCGATCGCGGCGGTTCTTTGGATCTCTATGAACTGGTCGAGGCCCTAAAAAAGCGCAACCTAGAACTCCCACTACTGCTGCGTTTTAGCGATATTCTCGAAGACCGCATCGAACGGATTAACGCCTGCTTCGCCAAGGCGATCGCCCGCTACAACTATCCTGGGGTCTATCGAGGCGTTTTCCCCGTCAAATGCAACCAGCAACGCCACATCATCGAAGACTTAGTGCGTTTCGGGGAACCCTATCACTTCGGCTTAGAAGCCGGGTCCAAGCCTGAACTCCTCATCGCCTTAGCCAGCCTCAAAACCTCCGGTTCCCTACTCATCTGTAACGGCTACAAGGATCGCGGCTATATTGAAACCGCCATGTTAGCCACCCGCCTAGGCCAACAACCGATTATCGTCCTGGAACAACCCGAAGAAGTTGAGTTAGTCATCTCCGTTAGCCAACAGTTGGGAATTAACCCCGTGGTGGGAGTTCGCGCCAAACTCAGTGCAAAGGGGATTGGCCGCTGGGGAGGGTCCAGTGGCGATCGCGCCAAATTTGGTCTCACCATCCCAGAAATCATCACCGCCGTAGACCAATTACGCCAAGCTAATCTCCTCGATAGCCTACAACTACTGCACTATCACATCGGGTCTCAAATCTCTTGTATTAGCGCCATTAAAGACGGAATTCGAGAAGCCAGCCAAATCTACGTGGAACTGGCCCAACTCGGGGCTAATATGCAATATCTCGATGTTGGTGGCGGCTTAGGGGTAGATTACGACGGGTCTAAAACCAACTTCTACGCCTCGAAAAACTACAATATGCAGAACTACGCCAATGACATCGTGGCGGAAGTCAAAGAAGCCTGTGAAGAGAAACAGCAAGCCGTCCCCACCCTCATCAGCGAGAGTGGCCGAGCGATCGCCTCTCACCACTCCCTCCTCATCTTTAATGTCTTAGGAAGCAGTGACGCACCCTCGGGGATTCCGGAAGCGGGGCCCGACAAAGAACATCTGATTTTACGGAACCTGCGAGAAACCTACAACTCCATCACCCCTGAGACCTACCAGGAAGCCTATCACGATGCCGTTCAGTTCAAAGATGAGGCGACCAGTATCTTTAGTTTCGGCTATCTCAGCCTCAGTGAACGGGCCAAAGCCGAACAACTCTACTGGGCCTGTTGTCGTAAAATCTATGACATCGTACGCCAGCAAGCGGACGTTCCCACGGAACTGGAAGTCTTAGAAAAAACCCTGGCCTCGATTTACTACGCCAACCTCTCCATTTTTCGATCCGCACCCGACAGTTGGGCGATCGAGCAATTATTCCCCATTCTCCCCATCCACCGTCTCAACGAAGAACCCAGTTTACGGGGAACTCTGGCGGATCTCACTTGTGACAGTGACGGGAAAATCGATCGCTTTATCGATCGCCTAAAAACCAAATCCATCCTAGAACTACATCCTCTCAAACCGGAAGAACCCTATTATCTAGGGATGTTCCTCGTCGGGGCCTACCAAGAAATTATGGGAAATCTCCATAACCTCTTTGGGGACACGAATGCGGTTCATATCCACCTGACTCCCAATGGCTACGAAATCGAACATCTAGTGAAGGGAGATACGATGACGGAAGTCTTGGAATATGTGGAGTACAACGGCAAGGACTTGCTAGAGAATATCCGCAAAGCCACTGAGTCGGCCTTACAAAAGGGGAACATCTCGATTGAGGAGTCTCAGCGACTCTTGCAGAACTATGAACAGAGTCTGCGTAGCTATACGTATTTGGCTTGA
- the hrcA gene encoding heat-inducible transcriptional repressor HrcA: MTGQFALTDRQQQILWATVRHYIATAEPVGSKSLVDDYNLSVSSATIRSGMGLLEKAGMLYQPHTSAGRVPSDFGYRVYVDYLMTPSDTLADQAQRLFTERLNWETWSLEAVLRGAAQILSTLSGYITLISLPQLHTASLRHLQLLQVDPGQVMLIVVTDAYQTQSMLMSVPSPEDDGDDGLDPEILDRELQILSNFLNSQLRGKAIADLATLDWGELDRQFQRYADSLKTLFVDLAQRLEQPMISPMAISGLAEVLRQPEFTELQQIQSLVQLLEEEQEQLFPLMFEPSERLGGDRRVNVRIGSENPLEPIRSCTLVSASYRRGSQAVGSLSLLGPTRMTYDGAITMVQAAADYLSSQLSLTDS, from the coding sequence ATGACTGGGCAATTCGCGTTAACGGATCGACAACAACAGATTCTCTGGGCGACCGTCCGTCACTATATTGCGACGGCGGAACCGGTCGGCTCAAAATCCCTGGTGGATGACTATAACTTGAGTGTCAGTTCCGCCACGATTCGCTCGGGGATGGGACTTCTCGAAAAAGCCGGGATGCTATATCAACCCCATACCTCCGCCGGCCGGGTTCCCTCGGATTTTGGCTATCGAGTCTATGTGGACTATCTCATGACCCCCTCCGACACCCTGGCCGATCAGGCCCAACGGCTGTTTACAGAACGCCTCAATTGGGAAACCTGGAGTCTGGAGGCGGTGTTACGAGGGGCTGCACAAATTCTCTCGACCCTCAGCGGTTACATTACCCTCATCTCCCTGCCACAATTGCACACCGCCAGTTTGCGCCATTTGCAACTATTGCAAGTGGACCCCGGTCAGGTGATGCTGATTGTGGTGACCGATGCCTATCAAACCCAATCGATGTTGATGAGTGTCCCCAGTCCCGAGGATGACGGGGACGATGGCCTCGATCCCGAAATTCTCGATCGCGAACTACAAATTCTCTCCAACTTCCTCAACAGCCAATTACGGGGGAAAGCCATCGCCGACTTAGCCACCTTGGATTGGGGAGAACTCGATCGCCAATTCCAACGCTACGCCGACAGTCTCAAAACCCTATTTGTGGATTTGGCCCAACGCCTGGAACAGCCAATGATCTCTCCTATGGCCATTAGTGGCTTAGCGGAAGTGTTACGCCAGCCGGAGTTTACGGAACTGCAACAGATTCAGTCTCTAGTGCAACTGTTGGAGGAGGAACAGGAACAACTGTTTCCCCTGATGTTTGAACCCTCAGAACGACTAGGGGGCGATCGCCGAGTGAATGTCCGCATTGGTTCAGAGAATCCCCTTGAACCGATCCGATCCTGCACCCTCGTCTCAGCCAGCTATCGCCGAGGGTCCCAAGCGGTGGGAAGTCTCAGTCTCCTCGGCCCCACCCGCATGACCTACGACGGGGCCATCACCATGGTTCAAGCCGCCGCCGACTACCTCTCCAGCCAACTCAGTCTAACGGACAGTTAA